One stretch of Deltaproteobacteria bacterium DNA includes these proteins:
- a CDS encoding c-type cytochrome has protein sequence MSYDTSTAVKGRVIVPCLLLASLTFPFSSALAGDATIHPDRDRAALARIQKVPLGLPAVPYPEDNPPSELKIRVGRKLFYDRRLSHDNTISCAMCHVPEQGFTVNETTTAVGAQGKTLRRNAPTLLNVAFAGSLFHDGRETTLETQVISPLLAPDEMAIPSIGFLVEKIRRLDDYEKLFQLAFDRGVSIEGVGAAIASYERTLVAANSPFDRWHYGNEPDALTPEQKEGFYLFVDKAKCLNCHVINEDFALFTDNGFHDTGVGWKRSMEKAAPGRTVRVELAPGVFTSISREAIESAGIPEQDDRGRYEVTLDPSDRWRFKTPTLRNIALTAPYMHDGSLSTLRDVVIFYDRGGFPHENLDPVIQPLHLTDDEIDALVAFLRSLTGDNIRELVEDARSARIGNPENPPAEISD, from the coding sequence ATGTCATACGATACGTCCACAGCCGTGAAGGGAAGGGTTATCGTCCCATGCCTGCTCCTTGCCTCCCTCACCTTCCCGTTCAGCAGCGCCCTGGCCGGTGACGCAACCATTCACCCCGACAGGGACCGGGCGGCCCTTGCCCGCATCCAGAAGGTGCCCCTGGGGCTTCCCGCGGTTCCATATCCCGAGGACAACCCCCCATCGGAACTGAAAATCAGGGTCGGGCGAAAGCTTTTCTACGACCGCCGCCTCTCCCACGACAACACCATATCCTGCGCCATGTGCCACGTCCCCGAGCAGGGATTCACCGTCAACGAGACAACAACGGCCGTGGGGGCGCAGGGAAAAACCTTACGCCGCAACGCACCCACCCTGCTCAACGTGGCCTTCGCCGGATCCCTCTTCCACGACGGGAGAGAGACGACCCTGGAAACCCAGGTGATCTCCCCGCTCCTCGCACCCGACGAGATGGCGATTCCCTCGATCGGCTTTCTCGTCGAAAAAATCAGGCGCCTCGACGACTACGAAAAACTCTTTCAGCTCGCCTTCGACCGCGGCGTGAGCATCGAGGGAGTAGGCGCGGCCATTGCCTCGTACGAGAGAACCCTCGTTGCGGCCAACTCCCCCTTCGACCGCTGGCACTACGGGAACGAACCCGACGCCCTCACACCGGAGCAGAAGGAGGGGTTCTATCTTTTCGTGGACAAGGCAAAGTGCCTGAACTGCCACGTAATCAACGAGGATTTCGCCCTCTTCACGGACAACGGCTTTCACGATACCGGCGTGGGCTGGAAGAGGAGCATGGAGAAAGCTGCTCCCGGGCGGACGGTGCGTGTCGAGCTCGCCCCGGGCGTCTTTACCTCCATCAGCCGGGAGGCTATCGAAAGCGCCGGCATCCCCGAACAGGACGACCGGGGACGCTACGAGGTAACCCTCGACCCTTCCGACCGGTGGAGGTTCAAAACGCCGACGCTGAGAAATATCGCCCTCACCGCTCCCTACATGCACGATGGCTCCCTCTCCACGCTGCGCGATGTCGTGATATTTTACGACCGGGGCGGGTTTCCCCATGAAAACCTCGACCCCGTGATACAGCCGCTTCACCTGACAGACGATGAAATCGACGCGCTCGTGGCCTTCCTTCGGAGTTTGACGGGAGACAACATCCGGGAGCTCGTTGAGGACGCACGGAGCGCAAGGATCGGCAACCCCGAAAATCCCCCTGCGGAAATATCGGATTAA
- a CDS encoding OsmC family peroxiredoxin → MKEDAGVDIINGVDVSKLNETVKAIGDTPSLADFRFRIVNTWQGGGLNQTTVKASYGAGKEFPDRDGKFTMQADEPPILLSGDKAANPVEHLLHALAACVTTSMVYHAAARGIPLESVESSLEGDLDLHGFLGLDPEVRKGFKSITVKVRVTGSLSDEQKQEVVGLGAQFSPVFDMVTNSVPVTVTLST, encoded by the coding sequence ATGAAAGAGGACGCCGGAGTAGACATTATCAACGGTGTCGATGTCAGCAAACTCAATGAAACTGTCAAGGCGATAGGAGATACACCTTCGCTCGCGGACTTCAGGTTTCGGATCGTAAACACGTGGCAGGGGGGCGGCCTGAACCAGACAACCGTGAAGGCCTCTTATGGAGCCGGAAAGGAGTTTCCAGACCGGGACGGGAAGTTCACGATGCAAGCCGACGAACCGCCCATACTGCTGAGCGGGGACAAAGCCGCGAATCCCGTGGAGCATCTCCTTCACGCACTGGCTGCCTGTGTTACCACGTCGATGGTCTACCATGCCGCGGCGAGAGGGATCCCTCTGGAATCCGTCGAGTCGAGCTTGGAAGGCGATCTCGACCTGCACGGTTTTCTGGGCCTGGACCCGGAGGTACGCAAGGGCTTTAAGAGCATAACGGTAAAGGTGCGCGTAACCGGCAGCCTGAGCGACGAGCAAAAGCAGGAAGTGGTGGGGTTAGGAGCCCAGTTCTCGCCCGTCTTCGACATGGTGACTAACTCTGTTCCCGTGACGGTAACGCTGTCTACCTGA